One Leisingera sp. M658 genomic window carries:
- a CDS encoding MOSC domain-containing protein, which yields MITAFAEMLKRHAGQGRVAWIGLRPARREEILTVETADVTAAGLCGDHAKECKRAVTLIQAEHLPVIAALAGLDNLQPELLRRNLVISGINLAALRKAKLQIGSAVLQVTGPCPPCSRMEEVLGHGGYNAMRGHGGWYAEVVEPGRVALGDSVTALTSAE from the coding sequence ATGATCACCGCTTTTGCGGAGATGCTGAAACGCCATGCTGGCCAGGGCCGGGTGGCGTGGATCGGCCTGCGCCCTGCGCGGCGGGAAGAAATTCTGACAGTGGAAACTGCGGATGTAACTGCAGCGGGTCTTTGCGGCGATCATGCCAAAGAATGCAAACGCGCCGTTACATTAATCCAGGCTGAGCATCTGCCGGTGATTGCGGCCCTTGCCGGGCTGGACAATTTGCAGCCGGAACTGCTGCGCCGGAACTTGGTCATTTCCGGGATCAATCTTGCGGCATTGCGCAAAGCGAAGCTTCAGATAGGCAGTGCTGTTTTGCAGGTTACCGGCCCCTGTCCGCCCTGTTCGCGGATGGAAGAGGTGCTGGGCCACGGCGGCTATAACGCGATGCGCGGCCATGGCGGCTGGTATGCCGAAGTGGTGGAGCCGGGCAGGGTGGCTTTGGGCGACAGCGTCACAGCTCTGACTTCGGCAGAATGA
- a CDS encoding ATP-binding protein, which yields MSGRQETSVPELRVYAPEHARLAATLLLALMLLSGPWLVPLPDWMGRGFVMVGLTLAAVAVLMVIQTRMRLNARSMAAELLTGFIEKDATPSFVTDGDGVVHACNGAAVKRFEDGSRDTLAGTLRSILANPSAVLYRLQSRARVDGAAREDIVTRRGHVRLAVHQMNGGSFLWRVEDILDRGGNGRGAETMPVPMITVGRTGAVLFMNEAARSLIGERVKSTDRLFPALPVMPGQINTLSTKSGPVQVLVSEKNRTQGRSELFLMEVDEGSFDSAQAGLEALPVPFLKVAPTGEILTSNRMALRLLGVESCANLKLGQLMEGLGRPMSDWLRDTADGLAPNKSEFLRLSRADKEVFVQVTLTRVVEEGTPMLIAVLNDATELKTLEAQFVQSQKMQAIGQLAGGVAHDFNNLLTAISGHCDLLLLRHDQGDQDYGDLIQIHENANRAASLVSQLLAFSRKQTLQPETLDVRDTLSDLTHLLNRLVGEKVTLTLSHDPVMKSIRADKRQLEQVLMNLVVNARDAMPQGGEIRVETEVIALDKPLERNRATVPAGDWVTVKVSDEGVGIAPDKLQKVFEPFYTTKRTGEGTGLGLSTAYGIIKQTGGYIFVDSVKGHGTQFTLFFPVYKQQADQLAAEKPAETTEKAVAAQHGEGVVLLVEDEAPVRAFASRALRMRGYTVLEAESAEDALRTLEDPGLTVDVFVTDVVMPGMDGPSWVRQALKERPDTRVVFVSGYAEGAFGEADPDVPNSVFLPKPFSLNQLTETVHAQLH from the coding sequence ATGTCCGGTCGCCAAGAAACTTCCGTTCCGGAACTGCGGGTTTACGCCCCCGAGCATGCCCGGCTGGCCGCGACACTGCTGCTGGCCCTGATGCTGCTGTCAGGCCCCTGGCTGGTGCCGCTGCCCGATTGGATGGGCCGCGGTTTTGTCATGGTGGGGCTGACACTGGCGGCTGTGGCGGTGCTGATGGTTATTCAAACCCGGATGCGCCTGAATGCGCGGTCGATGGCGGCGGAGCTGCTGACCGGCTTTATCGAAAAAGATGCAACGCCAAGTTTTGTCACGGACGGCGATGGAGTGGTCCATGCCTGCAACGGGGCCGCTGTAAAACGGTTCGAGGACGGCAGCCGCGACACATTGGCAGGAACTTTGCGGTCGATTCTGGCTAACCCTTCGGCTGTTTTGTACCGGTTGCAAAGCCGCGCCCGCGTCGATGGTGCCGCCCGCGAGGATATCGTGACCCGGCGCGGCCATGTGCGGCTGGCGGTTCACCAGATGAACGGCGGCAGCTTTCTGTGGCGGGTGGAGGATATCCTGGATCGCGGCGGCAACGGGCGCGGTGCGGAAACGATGCCGGTTCCGATGATCACGGTTGGCCGCACTGGCGCTGTTTTGTTCATGAACGAGGCAGCCCGCAGCCTGATCGGCGAACGGGTGAAATCCACCGACCGTTTGTTCCCTGCGCTGCCGGTCATGCCCGGGCAGATCAATACGCTCAGCACCAAATCCGGCCCGGTCCAGGTGCTGGTCAGCGAGAAGAACCGCACCCAGGGGCGCAGCGAACTGTTTCTGATGGAAGTGGACGAAGGCAGTTTCGACTCTGCCCAAGCCGGGTTGGAAGCGCTGCCTGTGCCGTTCCTCAAGGTTGCTCCTACAGGTGAAATTCTGACCAGCAACCGCATGGCCCTGCGCCTGCTAGGCGTTGAAAGCTGTGCCAATCTGAAACTTGGCCAGCTGATGGAAGGGCTAGGCCGCCCGATGTCAGACTGGCTGCGCGATACCGCCGACGGGCTGGCACCGAACAAGTCTGAATTCCTGCGCCTGTCGCGCGCTGACAAGGAAGTCTTTGTTCAGGTGACTCTCACCCGGGTGGTGGAAGAGGGCACTCCGATGCTGATCGCAGTGCTGAATGATGCGACCGAGTTGAAGACGCTGGAAGCGCAATTTGTGCAAAGCCAGAAGATGCAGGCAATCGGTCAGCTGGCGGGCGGCGTTGCGCATGACTTCAACAATCTGCTGACCGCGATTTCCGGCCACTGCGATTTGCTGTTGCTGCGTCATGATCAGGGCGACCAGGACTATGGCGATCTGATCCAGATCCACGAGAACGCCAACCGGGCGGCCTCGCTTGTCAGCCAGCTGCTGGCGTTTTCGCGCAAACAGACCCTGCAGCCGGAAACCCTGGATGTGCGGGACACGCTGTCGGACCTGACCCATCTGCTGAACCGGCTGGTGGGTGAAAAGGTCACTCTGACCCTCAGCCACGATCCGGTGATGAAGTCGATCCGTGCTGATAAGCGGCAGCTGGAACAAGTGCTGATGAATCTGGTGGTGAACGCGCGCGATGCGATGCCGCAGGGCGGTGAGATCCGGGTCGAGACGGAAGTGATCGCGCTGGATAAACCGCTGGAGCGGAACCGCGCCACAGTTCCGGCCGGCGATTGGGTCACCGTGAAAGTGTCCGATGAAGGTGTAGGGATCGCTCCGGACAAGCTGCAAAAGGTGTTTGAACCCTTCTACACCACCAAACGCACGGGCGAGGGAACCGGTTTGGGCCTGTCCACGGCCTATGGCATCATCAAGCAGACCGGCGGCTACATCTTTGTTGACTCGGTCAAGGGACACGGCACCCAGTTCACCCTGTTCTTTCCGGTCTACAAACAGCAGGCCGACCAGCTTGCCGCTGAAAAACCTGCCGAGACCACGGAGAAAGCTGTTGCCGCCCAGCACGGCGAGGGCGTGGTGCTGCTGGTCGAGGATGAGGCTCCGGTGCGGGCCTTTGCGTCGCGTGCACTGCGGATGCGGGGCTATACGGTGCTGGAAGCCGAATCTGCCGAGGACGCACTGCGCACGCTGGAAGATCCCGGCCTGACCGTGGATGTCTTTGTCACTGATGTGGTGATGCCCGGCATGGACGGGCCCAGCTGGGTGCGCCAGGCGCTGAAAGAACGCCCTGATACCCGCGTGGTGTTTGTTTCAGGTTATGCCGAAGGAGCCTTTGGCGAGGCTGACCCGGATGTGCCGAATTCGGTGTTCCTGCCGAAACCGTTCTCGCTCAACCAGTTGACCGAAACGGTTCATGCGCAACTGCATTAA
- the guaB gene encoding IMP dehydrogenase has product MQIREALTFDDVLLVPGASSVLPNTADTRTRVTQSVSLNIPLLSSAMDTVTESRMAIAMAQAGGMGVIHKNLNVEEQAREVRRVKRFISGIVYNPITLTADQTLADAKALQERYRVTGFPVVDGSGRVVGIVTNRDMRFASDDSTPVSVMMTSDNLAMLQEPADLEEAKSLMKARRIEKLLVSDKDGRLTGLLTLKDTEQAVLHPTACMDELGRLRVAAASSVGDSGFARSEALIDAGVDIVVVDTAHGHSAGVIDAVKRIKAQYGTVQVIAGNVATAEATRALIDAGADAVKVGIGPGSICTTRMVAGVGVPQLTAIMDCANAAGDIPVIADGGIKFSGDFAKAIAAGASCAMVGSMIAGTDESPGEVILYQGRSFKSYRGMGSMGAMARGSADRYFQKDAASDKLVPEGIEGQVPYKGGAGPVVHQLVGGLRAAMGYTGCATVDEMRKNCNFVRITGAGLKESHVHDVQITREAPNYRAG; this is encoded by the coding sequence ATGCAGATTCGTGAGGCTCTCACCTTTGATGATGTTCTACTGGTGCCAGGCGCGTCGAGCGTGCTGCCCAATACCGCTGACACGCGCACCCGGGTGACGCAGTCGGTATCGCTGAACATCCCGCTTCTAAGCTCGGCCATGGACACGGTGACCGAGTCCCGCATGGCGATTGCCATGGCCCAGGCCGGCGGCATGGGGGTGATCCACAAGAACCTGAACGTGGAAGAGCAGGCCCGCGAAGTGCGCCGGGTCAAACGCTTTATTTCGGGAATCGTTTATAACCCCATTACCCTGACCGCAGACCAGACCCTGGCCGATGCCAAGGCGCTGCAGGAACGCTACCGGGTGACCGGCTTCCCGGTGGTGGATGGTTCGGGCCGCGTGGTCGGTATCGTCACCAACCGCGACATGCGCTTTGCCTCGGATGACAGCACGCCGGTGTCGGTGATGATGACCTCTGACAATCTGGCGATGCTGCAGGAGCCGGCCGATCTGGAAGAAGCCAAATCGCTGATGAAGGCGCGCCGGATCGAAAAACTGCTGGTCTCCGACAAGGATGGCAGGCTGACCGGGCTGCTGACCCTCAAAGACACCGAACAGGCCGTGCTGCATCCGACCGCTTGCATGGATGAGCTGGGCCGCCTGCGGGTTGCCGCCGCCAGCTCGGTCGGCGACAGCGGCTTTGCCCGCTCCGAGGCGCTGATCGACGCAGGTGTTGATATCGTTGTTGTGGATACGGCCCACGGCCATTCGGCAGGCGTGATCGACGCGGTAAAGCGGATCAAGGCCCAGTATGGCACGGTGCAGGTGATTGCTGGCAACGTTGCCACCGCTGAAGCCACCCGCGCGCTGATTGATGCGGGCGCGGATGCAGTCAAGGTCGGCATTGGTCCAGGCTCGATCTGCACCACCCGCATGGTGGCCGGTGTCGGCGTGCCGCAGCTGACTGCGATCATGGATTGCGCAAACGCTGCTGGTGATATCCCGGTGATCGCGGATGGCGGTATTAAATTCTCGGGCGATTTCGCCAAGGCGATTGCGGCGGGTGCTTCCTGCGCCATGGTTGGTTCGATGATCGCGGGCACGGATGAATCCCCGGGTGAGGTGATCCTGTATCAGGGCCGATCGTTCAAATCCTACCGCGGCATGGGCTCAATGGGTGCGATGGCGCGCGGCTCGGCGGACCGGTATTTCCAGAAGGACGCGGCCAGCGACAAGCTGGTGCCGGAAGGCATCGAAGGCCAGGTCCCCTACAAAGGCGGCGCCGGGCCGGTGGTTCACCAATTGGTCGGCGGTCTGCGTGCGGCAATGGGCTATACCGGCTGTGCGACCGTGGATGAGATGCGCAAGAACTGCAATTTTGTCCGCATCACCGGCGCCGGGTTGAAGGAAAGCCATGTGCATGACGTGCAGATCACCCGTGAAGCCCCGAACTACCGGGCAGGATAA
- a CDS encoding DUF1330 domain-containing protein encodes MPALWIAHVTVTDADAYGKYAELAGPAIAKHGGTFVARGGRFVQLEGKERPRNVVAKFPSVDAAVECYHSAEYQEALSHARGASERELMVVETSE; translated from the coding sequence ATGCCCGCACTTTGGATTGCACATGTGACCGTCACCGACGCTGATGCCTATGGCAAATATGCCGAACTGGCGGGGCCGGCCATCGCCAAGCACGGCGGCACCTTCGTCGCCCGAGGCGGACGTTTCGTGCAGTTGGAGGGCAAAGAGCGCCCGCGCAATGTTGTCGCCAAATTTCCAAGTGTCGACGCCGCAGTCGAGTGCTATCACAGTGCGGAGTACCAGGAAGCGCTGAGCCACGCACGCGGCGCGTCCGAGCGCGAACTGATGGTGGTGGAAACCTCCGAATAA
- the recA gene encoding recombinase RecA has protein sequence MADLLTMKNKVSGDKQKALDSALAQIERQFGKGSIMKLGDGTALQEIEASSTGSLGLDIALGIGGLPMGRIIEIYGPESSGKTTLTLHCIAEQQKKGGVCAFVDAEHALDPQYAAKLGVDLDELLISQPDTGEQALEITDTLVRSGAVNMVVVDSVAALTPKSELEGDMGDSSVGVQARLMSQAMRKLTGSISRSKCMVIFINQIRMKIGVMFGSPETTTGGNALKFYSSVRLDIRRIGAIKDRDEVVGNSTRVKVVKNKVAPPFKQVEFDIMYGEGISKMGELLDLGVAAGVVNKSGAWFSYGDERIGQGRENAKTFLRDNAAIAFDIEDKIRASHGLEFDRPDVSGADDILEA, from the coding sequence ATGGCGGATCTTTTGACCATGAAAAATAAAGTAAGCGGTGACAAGCAAAAGGCGCTCGACAGCGCGCTTGCGCAAATTGAGCGGCAGTTCGGCAAGGGCTCTATCATGAAGCTTGGCGATGGCACGGCCTTGCAGGAGATCGAGGCCAGCTCGACCGGATCGCTGGGCCTGGACATCGCGCTGGGGATCGGCGGTCTGCCGATGGGGCGGATCATCGAAATCTACGGCCCGGAAAGCTCGGGCAAGACAACACTGACGCTGCATTGCATTGCAGAACAGCAGAAAAAGGGCGGTGTCTGCGCCTTTGTAGACGCGGAACACGCGCTGGATCCGCAATATGCGGCCAAGCTGGGCGTCGACCTGGACGAGCTGCTGATTTCGCAGCCCGATACCGGTGAACAGGCGCTTGAAATCACCGATACGCTGGTACGCTCCGGTGCGGTGAACATGGTCGTCGTCGACTCGGTGGCGGCGCTGACCCCCAAGTCCGAGCTTGAGGGCGATATGGGTGACAGCAGCGTCGGCGTGCAGGCCCGGCTGATGAGCCAGGCGATGCGCAAGCTGACAGGTTCAATCAGCCGCTCCAAATGCATGGTGATCTTCATTAACCAGATCCGCATGAAGATCGGCGTTATGTTCGGCTCCCCTGAAACCACCACCGGCGGCAACGCGCTGAAGTTCTACTCCTCCGTCCGCCTGGACATCCGCCGCATCGGTGCGATCAAGGACCGGGACGAGGTGGTCGGCAATTCGACCCGCGTCAAAGTGGTAAAGAACAAGGTGGCGCCGCCGTTCAAGCAGGTGGAATTCGACATCATGTATGGCGAAGGCATCTCGAAAATGGGGGAATTGCTGGACCTTGGTGTGGCAGCGGGTGTTGTCAATAAATCCGGCGCCTGGTTCTCCTATGGGGATGAGCGGATCGGGCAGGGGCGTGAAAACGCCAAAACCTTCCTGCGGGACAATGCGGCGATTGCCTTTGACATCGAAGACAAGATCCGCGCCTCGCACGGGCTGGAGTTCGACCGTCCGGATGTAAGCGGCGCAGACGATATCCTTGAGGCCTAA
- a CDS encoding RsmB/NOP family class I SAM-dependent RNA methyltransferase, with amino-acid sequence MTPAARLQAAIEVIDRILEGEPAEKALTSWGRRSRFAGSKDRAAVRDHVFTAVRCQRSHAVLGGARSGRGLVLGALREAEQDPDEVFSGQGYGPAPLTEAERQLPSPPEGAEALDIPDWLWPEFSSSLGDQAEAAALALRSRAPVHLRVNIARGTLAQAQEALNADGIATRPHPAAATALDVTEGARKLRNTKMYQDGFVELQDAASQAVTALLPLQDGMKVLDYCAGGGGKTLAMAAQANLRLFAHDADPKRMKDLPERAARAGVQVQQLLTADLERSGPFDLVLCDAPCSGSGSWRRAPEGKWRLTPENLQDLHRVQADILRTAAGLTAPGGTLAYATCSVLNGENSEQVQRFLQENEGWSLAAQQSWQVQNGTDGFFVAVLTRAKGGC; translated from the coding sequence ATGACCCCCGCCGCCCGCCTGCAGGCGGCCATTGAGGTTATTGACCGGATTCTGGAGGGCGAGCCTGCGGAAAAGGCTTTGACCTCCTGGGGACGGCGGAGCCGGTTTGCCGGATCAAAAGACCGGGCCGCGGTGCGTGACCATGTGTTTACAGCGGTGCGATGCCAGCGGTCGCACGCAGTCCTTGGCGGCGCGCGCAGCGGCCGGGGGCTGGTTTTGGGCGCGCTGCGGGAAGCAGAACAGGACCCGGACGAGGTCTTTAGCGGACAAGGGTATGGGCCTGCACCTTTGACCGAGGCGGAACGTCAGCTGCCTTCCCCGCCGGAAGGGGCAGAGGCACTGGATATTCCCGATTGGCTGTGGCCTGAATTCAGCAGCAGCCTTGGGGATCAGGCAGAGGCCGCAGCGCTGGCTCTGCGCAGCCGTGCGCCGGTGCATTTGCGGGTGAACATTGCCCGCGGCACGCTTGCGCAGGCGCAAGAGGCGCTGAACGCCGACGGTATCGCCACCCGGCCGCATCCGGCCGCCGCCACGGCGCTGGACGTGACCGAAGGCGCCCGCAAGCTGCGCAACACAAAAATGTACCAGGACGGTTTTGTTGAATTGCAGGACGCAGCGAGCCAGGCGGTAACCGCGCTGTTGCCATTGCAAGATGGCATGAAGGTGCTGGATTACTGCGCCGGCGGCGGCGGTAAAACATTGGCCATGGCCGCGCAGGCGAACCTCCGGCTGTTTGCCCATGATGCCGATCCCAAACGCATGAAAGACCTGCCCGAACGCGCGGCGCGGGCGGGTGTGCAGGTGCAGCAGCTGTTGACGGCGGACCTTGAGCGCAGCGGGCCGTTTGACCTGGTGCTGTGCGATGCCCCCTGTTCCGGTTCCGGGTCCTGGCGGCGGGCACCGGAAGGTAAATGGCGGCTGACGCCTGAAAACCTGCAGGACCTGCATCGGGTCCAAGCAGATATCTTGCGCACAGCGGCAGGCCTGACAGCGCCTGGCGGGACCCTGGCCTATGCCACCTGCTCGGTGCTGAATGGCGAAAACTCTGAGCAAGTTCAAAGGTTTTTGCAAGAGAACGAGGGCTGGTCGCTGGCGGCGCAGCAAAGCTGGCAGGTGCAAAACGGCACCGATGGTTTCTTTGTTGCTGTGTTGACGCGCGCAAAGGGCGGTTGTTAG
- a CDS encoding gamma-glutamyl kinase has translation MMIFFKERLALLSVPKTGTTAFQAALRNRADLVVSDPPELKHAPLYRYNRWIRPMFEKVCGAELEVAAVMREPVSWLGSWYRYRQRPALDGNPNSTKDVSFDDFLHAYCKGKPPAFANVGSQAKFLEAQPNGCKVSHLFRYEDQDALKQFLELRLDVEIRLERKNVSPQASLTLSPEAQNHVRRKRAAEFELYDSIPVR, from the coding sequence ATGATGATATTTTTCAAAGAACGGCTGGCGCTACTCTCCGTTCCCAAGACCGGCACCACCGCCTTTCAGGCAGCTTTGCGCAACCGGGCAGATCTGGTGGTCTCCGACCCGCCGGAGCTGAAACATGCGCCGCTGTACCGCTACAACCGGTGGATCCGGCCGATGTTTGAGAAGGTCTGCGGTGCCGAACTGGAAGTCGCCGCAGTGATGCGGGAGCCGGTCAGCTGGCTGGGCAGCTGGTACAGGTACCGGCAGCGGCCGGCGCTGGATGGCAATCCGAATTCGACCAAGGATGTCAGCTTTGACGACTTCCTGCACGCCTATTGCAAAGGCAAACCGCCCGCCTTTGCCAATGTCGGCAGCCAAGCGAAATTCCTGGAGGCACAGCCAAATGGCTGCAAGGTCAGCCATCTGTTCCGCTATGAGGATCAGGACGCGTTGAAGCAGTTCCTGGAGCTTCGCCTGGACGTGGAAATCCGGCTGGAGCGCAAAAATGTCAGCCCTCAGGCAAGTCTGACACTAAGCCCGGAAGCCCAGAACCATGTCCGGCGAAAGCGTGCAGCGGAATTTGAACTTTACGATTCTATTCCAGTCCGTTGA
- the alaS gene encoding alanine--tRNA ligase, whose product MPTLNDIRSTFLNYFAKQGHEVVDSSPLVPRNDPTLMFTNSGMVQFKNCFTGVETRDYKRATSSQKCVRAGGKHNDLDNVGYTARHHTFFEMLGNFSFGDYFKHEAIPFAWELITKELDVPKDRLYTTVYHTDDEAFEIWKKIGVPEDRIIRIATSDNFWQMGDTGPCGPCTEIFYDHGDHIWGGPPGSPEEDGDRFIEIWNLVFMQNEKFADGSMVDLEMQSIDTGMGLERIAALLQGTHDNYETDLFKSLIEASANVTNSDPFGDQNVHHRVIADHLRSCSFLIAEGVLPSNEGRGYVLRRIMRRAMRHASLLGATDPVMHKLVPALVQKMGAAYPELGQGQALIEETFEQEETRFLRTLDRGLKLLDDASGDLGKGDVLPGETAFKLYDTFGFPLDLTQDALRAKEIEVDTDGFDAAMKAQKEKSRAGGIGLGEAADVKVYFDILDAAGPTEFLGYETEKAEGQVAAIVKDGAQVQSAGKGETVQIILNQTPFYGESGGQVGDSGVLTVEGGAARITDTKKVEGLFLHIAEVTEGEIAVGLGAAMEVDHARRSRIRANHSATHLLHEALRNALGEHVAQKGSLNAADRLRFDFSHNKAMSAVELTKVGAEVNDFIRQNTPVSTRIMTPDDARDLGAQALFGEKYGDEVRVVSMGRAETGKGHDGDTYSIELCGGTHVKQTGDIGTFVILGDSASSAGVRRIEALTGAAAFEHLERETGRMAEIATALKAQPGDVMDRLKAMMDERKALQNEISNLKQQVAMGGGSGNGADAKDVNGKKFLAQALKGVSGKDLRGLIDAHKQNIGSGVILLIAEEDGKVAVAAGVTDDLTGEISAVDVLKAAVPAVGGKGGGGRPDMAQGGGKDFSGADEAIKAAEAVLAG is encoded by the coding sequence ATGCCGACGCTCAACGATATCCGCTCAACCTTTCTGAACTACTTTGCCAAACAGGGGCACGAAGTGGTGGACTCCAGCCCGCTGGTGCCGCGCAACGACCCGACCCTGATGTTCACCAACTCAGGCATGGTGCAGTTCAAGAACTGTTTTACCGGGGTTGAGACCCGCGACTACAAACGCGCAACCTCCTCGCAGAAGTGCGTGCGCGCCGGCGGCAAGCACAATGACCTCGACAATGTGGGTTATACCGCGCGCCACCACACGTTTTTCGAGATGCTCGGAAACTTTTCCTTTGGCGACTATTTCAAGCATGAGGCAATCCCCTTTGCCTGGGAGCTGATCACCAAGGAGCTCGACGTTCCCAAGGACCGGCTTTACACCACCGTCTATCATACCGACGATGAAGCCTTTGAAATCTGGAAAAAGATCGGGGTGCCCGAGGACCGGATCATCCGGATCGCAACCTCCGACAACTTTTGGCAGATGGGCGATACCGGCCCTTGCGGCCCCTGCACCGAAATCTTCTATGACCACGGCGATCACATCTGGGGCGGTCCTCCGGGTTCACCTGAGGAAGACGGCGACCGGTTTATTGAGATCTGGAACCTCGTTTTCATGCAGAACGAGAAGTTCGCTGACGGCTCGATGGTCGATCTGGAGATGCAGTCGATCGACACCGGCATGGGGTTGGAGCGGATTGCGGCGCTGCTGCAGGGCACCCATGACAACTATGAAACCGATCTGTTCAAGTCTCTGATTGAAGCTTCGGCAAATGTCACGAATTCCGATCCGTTCGGGGATCAGAACGTGCACCACCGAGTGATCGCGGACCACCTGCGCTCGTGTTCTTTCCTGATCGCTGAGGGCGTGCTGCCGTCGAATGAGGGCCGCGGCTATGTTCTCCGCCGCATCATGCGCCGCGCGATGCGCCATGCGTCGCTGCTGGGCGCCACCGATCCGGTGATGCACAAACTGGTGCCGGCACTGGTGCAGAAGATGGGCGCGGCCTATCCGGAACTTGGCCAGGGCCAGGCGCTGATCGAAGAGACCTTTGAGCAGGAAGAAACCCGTTTCCTCAGGACGCTGGACCGCGGCCTGAAGCTGCTGGATGATGCCTCGGGCGATCTGGGCAAGGGCGATGTCCTGCCCGGTGAAACTGCGTTCAAATTGTACGACACATTCGGTTTCCCGCTTGATCTGACGCAGGACGCGCTGCGTGCCAAGGAGATCGAGGTTGATACTGACGGTTTCGATGCGGCGATGAAGGCGCAAAAGGAGAAATCCCGCGCTGGTGGCATCGGTCTGGGCGAAGCGGCGGATGTGAAAGTCTACTTCGACATTCTCGATGCTGCAGGACCGACCGAATTCCTGGGCTATGAGACCGAAAAAGCCGAGGGCCAGGTTGCCGCTATCGTCAAAGATGGCGCGCAGGTTCAATCGGCGGGCAAGGGTGAAACGGTTCAGATCATCCTGAACCAGACGCCGTTTTACGGTGAAAGCGGCGGCCAGGTTGGCGACAGCGGTGTGCTGACCGTCGAAGGCGGCGCGGCCCGTATCACCGACACCAAAAAGGTGGAAGGGCTGTTCCTGCACATTGCCGAAGTGACCGAAGGTGAAATTGCTGTCGGCCTTGGTGCCGCGATGGAAGTCGACCACGCGCGCCGCAGCCGGATCCGGGCCAACCACTCGGCCACGCATCTGCTGCATGAGGCGCTGCGCAATGCGCTGGGTGAACATGTGGCTCAGAAGGGATCGCTGAATGCTGCGGACCGTCTGCGGTTTGATTTCAGCCACAACAAGGCGATGAGCGCTGTGGAGCTGACGAAGGTCGGCGCGGAAGTGAATGATTTCATTCGTCAAAACACGCCCGTGTCGACCCGGATCATGACCCCGGATGATGCGCGGGACTTGGGCGCGCAGGCGCTGTTCGGCGAGAAATACGGCGATGAAGTCCGTGTGGTCTCCATGGGCCGGGCGGAAACCGGCAAGGGCCACGATGGCGACACATATTCCATCGAATTGTGCGGCGGCACCCATGTGAAACAGACCGGCGACATCGGCACCTTTGTAATCCTGGGCGACAGTGCGTCTTCGGCTGGTGTGCGCCGGATAGAGGCGCTGACGGGGGCCGCAGCGTTTGAGCATCTGGAGCGCGAAACAGGCCGGATGGCCGAGATTGCAACTGCGCTGAAAGCGCAGCCTGGCGATGTTATGGACCGTCTGAAGGCGATGATGGACGAACGCAAGGCGTTGCAGAACGAGATTTCGAATCTCAAGCAGCAGGTTGCGATGGGTGGCGGGTCCGGAAACGGCGCCGATGCCAAGGACGTCAACGGCAAGAAATTCCTGGCCCAGGCCCTGAAAGGGGTGTCCGGCAAGGATCTCCGCGGCCTGATTGATGCGCACAAGCAGAACATCGGCTCTGGTGTGATCCTGCTGATTGCCGAGGAGGATGGCAAAGTTGCTGTGGCCGCGGGCGTGACCGACGATCTGACTGGCGAAATTTCAGCCGTGGACGTGCTGAAGGCGGCTGTTCCGGCTGTGGGCGGCAAAGGCGGCGGTGGCCGTCCGGATATGGCCCAGGGCGGCGGCAAGGATTTCTCCGGCGCTGACGAGGCGATCAAGGCAGCCGAGGCTGTGCTGGCTGGCTGA